The following are from one region of the Nostoc cf. commune SO-36 genome:
- the lepA gene encoding translation elongation factor 4, whose protein sequence is MTDVPAVRIRNFCIIAHIDHGKSTLADRLLQATGTVEDRKMKEQFLDNMDLERERGITIKLQAARMNYTAKDGQQYVLNLIDTPGHVDFSYEVSRSLVACEGALLVVDASQGVEAQTLANVYLALENNLEIIPVLNKIDLPGAEPERVIGEIEEIIGLDCSGAILASAKEGIGIDEILEAVVERIPPPPNTINERLRALIFDSYYDSYRGVIVYFRVMDGTVKKGDRIHLMASGKEFEIDELGVLSPTQKQVEELHAGEVGYLGAAIRAVADARVGDTITLSKAKAESPLPGYAEANPMVYCGMFPIDADQFEDLREALEKLELNDAALHYEPETSSAMGFGFRCGFLGLLHMEIVQERLEREYNLDLIITAPSVVYKVITIKGEELYIDNPSRLPSPNDREKIEEPYVQVEMITPETYVGSLMELSQNRRGIFKDMKYLAQGRTTLTYELPLAEVVTDFFDQMKSRSRGYASMEYHLIGYRENPLVKLDIMINGDPVDSLAMIVHRDKAYNVGRAMAEKLKELIPRHQFKVPIQASIGSKVIASEHIPALRKDVLAKCYGGDISRKKKLLQKQAKGKKRMKSVGTVDVPQEAFMAVLRLDQS, encoded by the coding sequence ATGACTGACGTTCCCGCAGTTCGCATTCGCAATTTTTGTATTATTGCTCACATCGACCACGGGAAATCAACCCTCGCCGATCGCTTGCTACAAGCTACTGGCACTGTTGAAGACCGAAAGATGAAGGAACAGTTTCTTGACAATATGGATTTGGAACGGGAGCGCGGCATTACAATTAAGCTGCAAGCTGCCCGGATGAATTACACAGCTAAAGATGGTCAGCAATATGTGCTGAATTTGATTGATACTCCAGGGCATGTGGATTTTTCTTACGAAGTTTCCCGCTCTCTTGTTGCTTGCGAAGGAGCGCTATTGGTAGTAGATGCGTCCCAAGGTGTGGAGGCGCAAACTTTGGCTAATGTATATTTAGCCTTGGAGAATAACCTGGAAATTATCCCGGTTTTGAATAAAATTGATTTGCCTGGGGCAGAACCAGAACGGGTAATTGGCGAAATTGAAGAAATTATCGGTCTTGATTGCAGTGGTGCGATTCTTGCCTCTGCTAAAGAAGGAATTGGTATTGATGAGATTTTAGAGGCAGTTGTTGAGCGGATACCGCCACCGCCCAATACGATAAATGAACGCTTACGGGCGTTAATATTTGATAGCTATTACGACAGTTACCGGGGAGTAATTGTGTATTTCCGGGTGATGGATGGCACAGTCAAAAAAGGCGATCGCATCCATTTAATGGCATCGGGTAAAGAATTTGAAATTGATGAGCTAGGTGTTCTTTCTCCCACTCAAAAGCAAGTTGAAGAACTCCACGCTGGGGAAGTAGGCTATTTGGGAGCGGCAATTAGAGCTGTAGCTGATGCACGGGTGGGTGACACCATTACTCTGAGTAAGGCAAAAGCTGAGTCACCCTTACCAGGCTACGCAGAAGCGAACCCGATGGTTTATTGTGGGATGTTCCCCATTGATGCTGACCAATTTGAAGATTTGCGGGAAGCTTTGGAAAAGCTCGAACTCAACGATGCAGCGCTGCATTACGAACCAGAAACTTCTAGCGCAATGGGATTTGGCTTCCGTTGCGGGTTTTTGGGCTTGCTGCACATGGAAATTGTTCAGGAACGCCTAGAGCGAGAGTATAACCTAGATTTAATCATTACAGCCCCCTCGGTGGTTTATAAGGTGATTACCATCAAAGGTGAGGAACTATACATCGATAATCCTAGCCGCTTACCTTCTCCCAACGATCGCGAAAAAATTGAAGAACCCTACGTGCAAGTAGAGATGATTACCCCGGAAACTTATGTTGGCAGCTTGATGGAGTTGTCACAAAATCGCCGTGGCATTTTCAAAGATATGAAATATCTCGCCCAAGGACGAACCACGCTTACTTATGAGTTACCCTTGGCGGAAGTTGTAACTGACTTTTTTGATCAGATGAAATCGCGATCGCGCGGTTATGCCAGTATGGAATATCACCTCATCGGTTATCGTGAAAATCCTCTGGTGAAGCTAGATATCATGATTAATGGCGATCCCGTGGATTCGTTAGCGATGATTGTGCATCGGGATAAAGCTTACAACGTCGGTCGAGCAATGGCTGAAAAACTCAAGGAACTAATTCCCCGTCATCAATTTAAAGTGCCAATTCAAGCATCTATCGGTAGTAAAGTTATCGCCAGCGAACATATCCCTGCTTTGCGGAAAGATGTGCTAGCCAAGTGCTACGGTGGTGATATCAGTCGGAAGAAGAAACTTTTGCAGAAGCAAGCAAAAGGTAAAAAGCGGATGAAATCTGTTGGTACAGTAGATGTACCCCAAGAAGCTTTTATGGCAGTACTGCGCTTGGATCAAAGCTAA